Proteins encoded by one window of Aspergillus chevalieri M1 DNA, chromosome 6, nearly complete sequence:
- a CDS encoding uncharacterized protein (COG:G;~EggNog:ENOG410PFEN;~InterPro:IPR005829,IPR005828,IPR003663,IPR036259, IPR020846;~PFAM:PF00083,PF07690;~TransMembrane:7 (n14-29c37/38o61-81i88-112o118-138i150-169o181-203i281-299o311-332i);~go_component: GO:0016020 - membrane [Evidence IEA];~go_component: GO:0016021 - integral component of membrane [Evidence IEA];~go_function: GO:0022857 - transmembrane transporter activity [Evidence IEA];~go_process: GO:0055085 - transmembrane transport [Evidence IEA]) produces MAPPTFAGMSGKPLSLTVSTIATMGFLLFGYDQGVMSGIISDPAFNGVFTATKDDSVMQALVTAVYELGCLAGAIWALIFGDKMGRRWMIFSGAIVMIIGVIIQVTSFVGHIPLLQFFIGRVITGIGNGMNTSTIPTYQAECSKTTNRGLLICIEGGVIAIGTMIAYWIDFGAHYGPSDLVWRFPIAFQIFFGIIIIVGMWYLPDSPRYLISCGRVEEGEKVLAALGGREIHDHETQLQKQLVLESLEASGAGEETKFSDLITGGRSQHFRRMLIGSSSQIFQQLSGCNAVIYYLPVLLENSLGEDHDFALLIGGVNMIVYAIFATFSWFFIEKIGRRNLFLYGSWI; encoded by the exons ATGGCTCCTCCGACATTCGCTGGCATGTCGGGCAAGCCCTTGTCGCTgacggtttcgaccatcgcGACCATGGGTTTCCTACTCTTCGGTTATGACC AGGGCGTCATGTCCGGTATCATTAGTGACCCTGCCTTCAACGGCGTTTTCACCGCAACCAAGGACGACAGTGTTATGCAAGCCCTGGTCACCGCCGTCTACGAACTGGGTTGTTTGGCCGGTGCCATCTGGGCCCTGATCTTCGGTGATAAGATGGGACGTCGATGGATGATTTTCTCCGGCGCCATCGTTATGATCATTGGTGTGATTATCCAGGTTACCTCGTTTGTTGGCCACATTCCTCTCCTACAATTCTTCATCGGTCGTGTCATCACTGGAATCGGCAACGGCATGAATACGTCGACGATTCCCACCTATCAGGCTGAGTGCTCCAAGACGACCAACCGGGGTCTGTTGATCTGTATTGAGGGTGGTGTCATTGCCATTGGTACTATGATCGCCTATTGGATTGACTTTGGCGCTCACTATGGACCATCGGACCTGGTGTGGCGCTTCCCTATTGCCTTCCAGATCTTCTTTGGTATTATTATCATTGTTGGCATGTGGTATCTCCCTGATTCTCCTCGGTATTTGAtctcttgtggtcgtgttGAGGAGGGTGAGAAGGTGCTGGCTGCCCTTGGTGGTCGCGAGATCCATGACCACGAGACCCAGCTTCAGAAGCAGCTGGTTTTGGAATCCCTTGAAGC ATCTGGCGCTGGCGAAGAGACCAAGTTCTCGGATCTGATTACGGGTGGCCGTTCCCAACACTTCCGTCGCATGCTCATCGGTTCTTCCTCCCAAATTTTCCAGCAACTCAGTGGCTGCAATGCAGTGATCTACTACCTGCCCGTTCTCCTGGAGAACTCGCTTGGTGAAGACCATGACTTTGCCCTGCTCATTGGTGGTGTCAACATGATTGTGTACGCCATCTTCGCCACGTTCTCCTGGTTCTTCATTGAGAAGATTGGCCGTCGCAACCTCTTCCTCTACGGTTCCTGGATTTAG
- a CDS encoding uncharacterized protein (COG:G;~EggNog:ENOG410PFEN;~InterPro:IPR020846,IPR005828,IPR036259;~TransMembrane:3 (n2-9c14/15o24-42i54-76o82-103i);~go_component: GO:0016021 - integral component of membrane [Evidence IEA];~go_function: GO:0022857 - transmembrane transporter activity [Evidence IEA];~go_process: GO:0055085 - transmembrane transport [Evidence IEA]), with the protein MTITFACLIPSGDGAKKGAVFGLFLYMACFGATWLPLPWLYPAELSPIKTRAKANAVSTCSNWLFNFTVVMITPVMVDRIQWGTYLFFAALNASFIPVIYFFYPETANRSLEEIDLIFAKGFVENMSYVKAAKELPKLSDEEVEAMNNEFGIGSGDSCGTGGSTDEVATEKGAAQHQQEA; encoded by the coding sequence ATGACCATCACCTTCGCCTGTCTCATCCCCAGTGGTGACGGCGCCAAGAAGGGTGCTGTGTTCGGTCTGTTCCTATACATGGCCTGCTTCGGTGCTACCTGGCTCCCTCTCCCCTGGTTGTACCCTGCTGAACTCTCCCCCATCAAGACCCGCGCGAAGGCCAACGCTGTCTCCACCTGCAGTAACTGGCTGTTCAACTTCACTGTCGTCATGATCACGCCTGTCATGGTTGACCGGATCCAGTGGGGAACTTATCTTTTTTTCGCAGCCCTCAACGCCTCGTTTATTCCCGTTATCTACTTCTTCTACCCTGAGACAGCAAACCGCAGTCTGGAAGAGATTGACTTGATTTTCGCCAAGGGATTTGTCGAGAACATGTCTTATGTCAAGGCTGCCAAGGAGCTGCCCAAGTTGTCCGACGAGGAGGTCGAAGCTATGAACAACGAGTTTGGTATTGGCAGCGGCGACTCGTGTGGTACCGGTGGTTCTACTGATGAGGTTGCCACTGAGAAGGGGGCTGCTCAGCACCAGCAGGAGGCCTAA
- a CDS encoding Rab family GTPase (COG:U;~EggNog:ENOG410PKHV;~InterPro:IPR005225,IPR001806,IPR027417;~PFAM:PF00025,PF08477,PF00071;~go_function: GO:0003924 - GTPase activity [Evidence IEA];~go_function: GO:0005525 - GTP binding [Evidence IEA]), which translates to MSSSLEAKIVVLGSQGVGKTSLVHRYVQNTFSPTTTTPTLGASFITQRILDRTSDTIVRLQIWDTAGQERFRSISRLYYRGAHACLLCYDITDEKSFEEMAGWLKELKDNLAFGEGDGGEGIVIHVVGTKSDIVTLDPSRRRVPFERTIAYVAEQLYPTQASTPPPTATATATPTTSTTSFMHHRSSSTLFLQSADSKRSSGFWGQDIGWDCCHEISAKDGEGIEEVFRVIARKLVEQRNRREVVRSSGALAMSFGGSGGGGVRLRNRGGRGRQGVEDVPAVVAAEGSASSRKLGVDGNGGFRLGPAGLGGAGGDAKRRSWLGISSSSVALEAYGEEQGEGSKRKGRCC; encoded by the exons ATGAGCTCCTCTCTCGAGGCCAAAATAGTCGTCTTGGGTTCCCAAG GCGTAGGAAAAACCTCCCTCGTCCACCGCTACGTCCAAAACACCTTCTCccccacaaccacaacccccACGCTCGGCGCTTCCTTCATCACCCAACGCATCCTCGACCGCACCTCCGACACCATCGTCCGTCTGCAGATCTGGGACACAGCAGGCCAAGAACGCTTCCGGAGTATATCCCGCCTGTACTACCGCGGCGCGCACGCCTGTCTACTATGCTACGACATCACCGACGAGAAAAGCTTCGAGGAGATGGCGGGATGGCTAAAGGAGTTAAAAGACAACCTAGCCTTCGGCGAAGGCGACGGCGGGGAAGGAATTGTCATCCACGTAGTCGGGACGAAATCGGATATCGTAACGCTGGACCCCTCTCGTCGCCGAGTCCCCTTCGAGCGCACGATCGCGTACGTCGCGGAGCAGTTGTATCCCACGCAGGCGTCCACCCCGCCGCCGACGGCTACGGCTACTGCTACGCCGACGACGTCGACGACGAGTTTCATGCATCATCGCTCCAGCAGCACGTTGTTCCTGCAGAGCGCTGATAGTAAGCGCAGCAGCGGGTTCTGGGGGCAGGATATCGGGTGGGACTGTTGTCATGAGATCAGTGCGAAGGATGGGGAGGGCATTGAGGAGGTGTTTCGTGTGATTGCGCGGAAGTTGGTTGAGCAGCGGAATCGGCGGGAGGTAGTTAGGTCGTCGGGGGCGTTGGCTATGTCTTTTGGCGGtagcggtggtggtggtgtgcGGTTGAGGAATCggggagggaggggaagGCAGGGTGTGGAGGATGTTCCGGCGGTGGTTGCTGCGGAGGGGTCGGCTTCGTCGAGGAAGCTTGGGGTTGATGGGAATGGGGGTTTTCGGTTGGGGCCTGCTGGGTTGGGTGGTGCTGGGGGGGAtgcgaagaggaggagtTGGTTGGGGATTTCGTCGAGTAGTGTTGCGCTGGAGGCGTATGGGGAAGAGCAGGGAGAGGGTAGTAAAAGGAAGGGAAGGTGTTGTTGA
- a CDS encoding DUF3431 domain-containing protein (COG:S;~EggNog:ENOG410PW2Y;~InterPro:IPR021838;~PFAM:PF11913;~SECRETED:SignalP(1-24)) produces MTLTYRVASAALLILAIILIKRHLDHVQDDSRVQPFWQISSPAPASADSLANEFVPETPVIPDNNPAKEDAPAAPESYHDRARPGVGGLRTKPGDRKVLSKKPEYETTPIIVPNDRTIVMAKMSWEDTSWVSNDLNEWRNVIYTVDDPFASRHTPINKGRESLAYLQYIVEHYHDLPATIIFLHSHKDGWPQAWHTDTLSYSNVESVRSLQIDFIQKNGFANLRCQESPGCPDEIQPFRNPPRPGKTAEKFYAQAWKELHNNTDVPEVVAAPCCSQFAVSRDQVLQRPKSDYERYYNWVLTTDLPDDLSARVMEYSWHIIFGQKAVYCPDTFQCYQDVYGSAYFW; encoded by the exons ATGACTCTGACATACCGTGTCGCTTCGGCCGCACTGCTGATCCTcgccatcatcctcatcaagcGCCATCTCGACCACGTCCAGGATGATTCGCGCGTCCAGCCGTTCTGGCAGATCAGTTCACCCGCTCCTGCATCCGCTGATTCGCTCGCCAACGAATTCGTCCCCGAGACGCCCGTGATTCCGGACAATAATCCTGCGAAAGAGGATGCTCCTGCTGCTCCGGAAAGCTATCACGATAGAGCACGGCCAGGGGTGGGCGGTTTAAGGACGAAGCCGGGCGATAGGAAGGTATTGTCGAAGAAGCCGGAGTACGAGACGACGCCGATCATCGTGCCCAATGACCGCACAATTGTCATGGCGAAGATGTCGTGGGAGGATACGTCGTGGGTGAGCAACGATTTGAACGA ATGGCGCAACGTAATCTACACCGTCGATGACCCCTTCGCCTCGCGCCACACCCCCATTAACAAAGGCCGCGAAAGTCTCGCCTACCTCCAATACATCGTCGAACACTACCACGACCTCCCCGCAACAATCATCTTCCTGCACAGCCACAAAGACGGCTGGCCCCAAGCCTGGCACACAGACACCCTCTCCTACAGCAACGTCGAATCCGTCCGCTCCCTGCAAATCGACTTCATCCAGAAAAACGGCTTCGCAAACCTCCGCTGCCAAGAATCCCCCGGCTGCCCGGACGAAATCCAACCCTTCCGCAACCCACCCCGCCCCGGCAAAACCGCCGAGAAATTCTACGCACAGGCGTGGAAAGAGTTGCACAACAACACCGACGTTCCCGAGGTCGTGGCGGCGCCGTGTTGTTCGCAGTTTGCTGTGTCGAGGGATCAGGTGCTGCAGAGGCCGAAGAGTGACTATGAGCGATATTATAATTGGGTGTTGACGACAGATTTGCCGGATGATCTTAGTGCGAGGGTGATGGAGTACAGTTGGCATATTATTTTTGGGCAGAAGGCTGTTTATTGTCCGGATACGTTTCAGTGTTATCAGGATGTATATGGGAGTGCTTATTTTTGGTAG